A region from the Drosophila bipectinata strain 14024-0381.07 chromosome 3R, DbipHiC1v2, whole genome shotgun sequence genome encodes:
- the LOC108129581 gene encoding suppressor of fused homolog, which translates to MAEAEAKVEKKPEVKTPLGLKAIIDHLSQVYPEQPNPLQVTTLLKYWLGGQDPLDYISMYNHPGDMDRNIPPHWHYISFGLSDLHGDERLHLREEQVTRSGMGFELTFRLAKTRAELHQQLENPEKPQRPPTWPANLLQSIGRYCFQTGNGLCFGDNIPWRRSLDGSDTSKLQSLLVAQDPQLGCIETPFGTVDFCQIVGVFENELEQASRWNGRGVLNFLRQDVETGGDWLVTNMDRKMSVFELFPETLLNLQDDLEKQGSDLAGVNADFSFRELKPKKDVKEEVDFHALSEKCANEENNRPLNESLFKREEPSFPQSMSMSSNSLHKSCPLDFQPLAPNCISLDGIEITLAPTVAKYLLLAIKDRIRHGRHFTFKAQHLALTFVAESVTGSAVSRNEPYGVLGYWVQVLIPEDLVPRMLEDFRGAGLNETCEPTQRIELEWPDKNLKLIVDQPPPVLPPPVLPMSLDASSLKIS; encoded by the coding sequence atggctgaAGCTGAGGCTAAAGTGGAGAAAAAACCGGAGGTGAAAACGCCGCTCGGCCTAAAGGCCATCATAGACCACTTGTCGCAGGTGTACCCCGAGCAGCCGAATCCGCTGCAGGTCACTACCTTGCTGAAATACTGGTTGGGCGGCCAAGATCCATTGGACTACATCAGTATGTACAACCATCCCGGGGACATGGATAGGAATATTCCGCCCCACTGGCACTACATTAGTTTCGGACTGAGTGACCTACACGGCGACGAAAGGCTCCACCTGCGCGAGGAGCAGGTCACCCGCTCGGGCATGGGATTCGAGCTAACTTTTCGACTCGCCAAGACCAGAGCCGAGCTGCACCAGCAGTTGGAAAACCCGGAGAAACCGCAGCGTCCACCAACCTGGCCGGCAAACCTACTGCAATCTATCGGTCGTTACTGCTTCCAAACTGGCAATGGGCTTTGCTTTGGCGACAACATCCCCTGGCGCAGAAGTCTTGATGGCAGTGATACCTCTAAACTGCAGAGCCTTCTTGTGGCCCAGGATCCCCAGCTAGGATGTATAGAAACACCTTTTGGCACTGTGGACTTCTGCCAGATCGTTGGTGTGTTTGAAAACGAATTGGAGCAAGCTTCTCGATGGAACGGGCGTGGCGTTCTAAACTTTCTTCGGCAGGATGTGGAAACTGGAGGCGATTGGCTGGTGACAAATATGGACCGAAAAATGAGTGTCTTTGAACTCTTTCCAGAAACTCTTCTTAACCTGCAGGACGACCTGGAGAAGCAGGGCTCTGATCTGGCTGGTGTCAATGCGGACTTTTCCTTTCGAGAGTTGAAGCCCAAAAAGGATGTGAAGGAGGAGGTTGACTTTCACGCACTGAGCGAGAAATGCGCCAACGAGGAGAATAACCGTCCCTTGAACGAGTCACTTTTCAAGCGCGAGGAGCCGAGTTTCCCCCAATCCATGTCGATGAGCAGTAATTCTCTGCACAAGTCCTGTCCGCTAGATTTTCAGCCTCTAGCTCCCAACTGCATCTCCTTAGATGGCATTGAAATAACCCTGGCGCCTACCGTGGCTAAGTACTTACTTCTGGCCATCAAGGATCGCATCCGGCATGGACGACATTTCACATTTAAGGCCCAACATTTGGCTCTCACGTTTGTAGCGGAATCGGTCACTGGATCTGCAGTCAGTCGGAATGAGCCCTATGGGGTCCTTGGATATTGGGTTCAGGTACTGATTCCTGAGGACCTGGTTCCACGCATGCTGGAAGACTTCCGAGGTGCAGGCTTGAACGAGACCTGCGAACCAACCCAAAGAATCGAGCTAGAGTGGCCCGACAAGAACCTGAAGCTTATCGTGGACCAGCCGCCACCAGTTCTCCCACCCCCCGTTCTGCCCATGTCACTGGACGCATCATCACTGAAGATTTCCTAG